In Oligoflexus sp., a single window of DNA contains:
- a CDS encoding 7TM-DISM domain-containing protein: MRWKLGKCLELSLLVSCLWLMVTGCDTEQLYDLHGPTAFTLMPEGVGESLSFEEMKRNENFQPLDRIEHLEAFQKAWIRYDIPLAALQGRPALLLGLCGNIDKVAWGDRILMDYQLKSNFSLDMIRSSQPYFILPMDKGPQPLYFRVLWSHRTAFQPDCREVRVGPEATVVKRFTVFQAFETMTSVIMLFLALMSFIIWFFKRERTILLFGFFSGSVGSTFFAVSHPVHFSLPGIPWLLHIWNFSVMLSPTAFMAFFYHILPQRVRTLKVLAWANLLPWMAALVLFASGHELQLEQLRVIFFQLLAPQLVAIALLALPLLIRSPYPAPILTLGLVVLFLGTAVDIASLLLNWPFFEGTCIALIFFMGTLITYLIQIHIDRERSLEVERTHSLEEYSIKLAKEVEQRSQVLQVKTDELEQSNFDLEEKNILLSISHKRLEDLIGQKDALLKKVAEISSDLLPNVLAALKTLYEQRNKIALQNLSIELHKIASQLEPVARLHSSSEALKSRRIWLLEPEKQLLMVTKMALGGSRVDIRSFMSTDEFTQALSQGQPDLTVISTDFAGIPSLVQKKYPAVSTVLTTRLELSHHIDLLAENPGLCHVIYQDDEERALTQKNLLVTVTKILSNDIFGLEKYLNWGVDVKEYIITSSQNRTQYLEVVESELTKAGVMTSHIRNAMMITDEILMNAIYDAPVNRKTGLSKYNHLSRRVAVELEPTEYGKLRFAFDGSTIALSVNDPFGALKRETITRYLKSCFDGHFGKINEHEGKGGGGMGLFQIISTADLMITNIKPGERTEIIALINVSGKTQARKRHGSFHYFIER, translated from the coding sequence ATGCGATGGAAACTCGGCAAATGCTTGGAGTTAAGCCTGCTTGTTAGCTGCCTGTGGCTCATGGTCACAGGCTGCGATACGGAGCAGCTTTACGATTTGCATGGCCCCACCGCCTTCACGTTGATGCCCGAGGGGGTGGGCGAGAGTCTGTCCTTTGAAGAGATGAAGCGGAACGAGAACTTTCAGCCTCTCGATCGCATCGAGCATCTGGAAGCCTTTCAAAAAGCCTGGATTCGTTATGATATACCCCTGGCTGCCCTGCAAGGCCGGCCAGCGCTGCTCCTTGGACTTTGCGGAAATATCGACAAAGTCGCCTGGGGCGACCGCATCCTCATGGACTATCAACTGAAAAGTAATTTCAGCCTGGATATGATCCGCAGCTCCCAGCCCTATTTTATTTTGCCGATGGACAAGGGGCCGCAGCCTCTTTATTTCCGCGTCCTGTGGTCGCATCGCACCGCTTTCCAGCCGGACTGCCGCGAGGTCCGGGTCGGACCCGAGGCCACCGTGGTCAAGCGTTTCACCGTTTTCCAGGCTTTTGAGACCATGACATCGGTGATCATGCTCTTTCTTGCCCTGATGAGCTTTATCATCTGGTTCTTCAAACGCGAGCGCACCATCCTTCTCTTTGGTTTCTTCTCGGGCTCGGTGGGCTCGACATTCTTTGCCGTCTCTCATCCGGTTCACTTTTCGCTGCCAGGCATCCCCTGGCTTCTGCATATTTGGAATTTCTCGGTCATGCTGTCCCCGACCGCTTTCATGGCCTTTTTCTATCACATCCTGCCCCAGCGAGTGCGAACACTGAAGGTCCTGGCCTGGGCGAACCTTCTGCCCTGGATGGCTGCCCTTGTCCTTTTCGCAAGCGGTCATGAGCTGCAACTGGAACAGCTGCGGGTTATCTTTTTCCAGCTGCTCGCCCCTCAGCTGGTCGCCATCGCGCTTCTGGCTCTGCCGCTTCTGATCCGCTCCCCCTACCCGGCTCCCATCCTCACTCTGGGATTGGTCGTCCTCTTCCTTGGGACGGCGGTGGATATCGCGAGCCTGCTGCTGAATTGGCCCTTTTTTGAAGGGACCTGCATAGCCCTGATTTTCTTCATGGGGACCCTGATCACCTATCTGATTCAAATCCACATCGATCGCGAACGCAGTCTGGAAGTGGAGCGAACCCATAGCCTCGAAGAATACAGCATAAAGCTGGCCAAGGAAGTGGAGCAGAGATCCCAGGTCCTGCAGGTTAAGACGGATGAGCTGGAGCAGTCCAACTTCGATCTGGAAGAAAAGAACATTCTTTTGAGCATCAGCCATAAGCGTTTGGAAGACCTGATTGGACAGAAGGATGCGCTGCTGAAGAAGGTGGCCGAGATCAGCAGTGACCTTTTGCCGAATGTCCTGGCCGCCCTGAAAACGCTTTACGAGCAGCGCAACAAGATCGCTCTGCAAAACCTGAGCATCGAGCTTCATAAAATCGCCAGCCAGCTGGAGCCAGTGGCCCGTTTGCACAGCAGCAGCGAAGCCCTGAAAAGTCGCCGCATCTGGCTTTTGGAGCCGGAAAAGCAGCTGCTCATGGTAACCAAGATGGCTCTGGGTGGCAGTCGCGTGGATATTCGATCCTTCATGAGCACGGATGAATTCACGCAGGCCCTGTCCCAGGGTCAGCCCGACCTTACCGTTATCAGCACAGACTTCGCGGGCATCCCCTCGCTTGTTCAAAAAAAGTATCCCGCCGTCTCCACGGTCTTGACCACGAGGCTGGAACTGAGCCATCACATCGACCTGCTCGCGGAAAATCCCGGGCTTTGTCATGTGATCTATCAGGATGACGAAGAGCGGGCGCTCACGCAGAAAAACCTGCTCGTAACCGTCACCAAGATCCTGAGCAACGATATCTTCGGCCTTGAAAAGTACCTGAACTGGGGCGTTGATGTGAAGGAATACATCATCACCTCCAGTCAAAACCGGACGCAGTATCTGGAAGTAGTTGAATCGGAGCTGACCAAGGCCGGGGTCATGACATCCCATATCCGCAATGCGATGATGATCACCGACGAGATCCTGATGAACGCCATCTATGATGCACCTGTGAATCGGAAGACAGGTCTTTCGAAATACAACCATCTGTCACGTCGCGTGGCGGTGGAGCTGGAACCGACCGAATACGGAAAGCTCCGCTTCGCCTTCGATGGATCCACGATCGCCCTGTCGGTGAATGATCCGTTCGGAGCTTTGAAGCGCGAGACCATCACCCGTTATCTGAAGTCCTGTTTTGATGGACATTTCGGCAAAATCAATGAGCACGAGGGCAAAGGCGGTGGGGGCATGGGTCTGTTCCAGATCATCTCGACCGCGGATCTTATGATCACCAATATCAAGCCCGGCGAACGCACCGAGATTATCGCGCTGATCAATGTCAGCGGCAAAACCCAGGCCCGGAAACGTCACGGGTCTTTCCATTACTTTATCGAAAGGTAG
- the menA gene encoding 1,4-dihydroxy-2-naphthoate octaprenyltransferase: MSSAVSTNPAIQPQSWRAFVQAIRPPTLLAGLGPVFIGISLGLSQRKILQISEGPVVLPAAAAILLVVLLQASANLVNDAKDAEKGVDHGERLGPIRVVQSGLLTIQQVRLAYRILFALAALLVLGLFLMNPAPVIPLVALACGLAAYLYTAGPFPLAYYALGEVLACVFFGPIAVMGTTYLLTGQILWDTAIWGLGSGLIAAAIMAINNLRDRVGDRVAGKHTLATLSSDDTARKLPLLFVMGSAMLLAVYGFEHDKIIIGVPWTLLALSFIRRRITPRLQGEGALLNEALKITALFNLFYAILFASLVLL, translated from the coding sequence ATGAGTAGCGCTGTGTCCACAAACCCTGCGATTCAGCCCCAATCCTGGCGGGCTTTCGTGCAGGCGATTCGTCCCCCGACCTTGCTGGCCGGACTGGGTCCGGTTTTTATCGGGATCAGCCTGGGACTCTCGCAAAGGAAAATTCTGCAGATCAGTGAGGGGCCTGTCGTCCTTCCGGCGGCGGCGGCCATTCTTCTGGTGGTTCTGCTTCAGGCTTCAGCGAATCTTGTGAATGATGCCAAGGATGCGGAAAAAGGCGTCGATCACGGCGAACGCCTGGGGCCGATTCGCGTGGTGCAGAGCGGACTGCTCACCATCCAGCAGGTGCGGCTTGCGTATCGTATTCTTTTCGCGCTGGCGGCTCTTTTAGTCCTTGGGCTCTTTCTGATGAATCCTGCGCCTGTGATTCCCCTGGTGGCCTTGGCCTGTGGTTTGGCGGCTTACCTCTATACGGCCGGTCCCTTTCCACTGGCTTACTATGCACTGGGTGAAGTGCTGGCCTGCGTTTTCTTTGGTCCGATTGCTGTGATGGGGACGACCTATCTTTTAACGGGTCAGATCCTCTGGGACACAGCAATCTGGGGTCTCGGTTCAGGTCTGATCGCAGCGGCGATCATGGCCATTAATAATCTTCGTGATCGCGTCGGAGATCGCGTGGCGGGCAAACATACGCTGGCTACGCTGAGTTCGGATGATACAGCGCGCAAGCTGCCGCTGCTTTTCGTGATGGGCAGTGCAATGCTGCTCGCGGTCTATGGTTTTGAGCATGATAAGATCATCATCGGCGTGCCCTGGACGCTGCTGGCATTATCCTTCATTCGCCGTCGCATCACCCCCAGGCTGCAGGGCGAAGGTGCGCTTTTGAATGAGGCCCTGAAAATCACGGCTCTCTTCAATCTCTTTTATGCCATCCTCTTTGCGAGTCTGGTTCTTTTATGA
- the pfkA gene encoding 6-phosphofructokinase — MTKKSIAVLCSGGDASGMNAAIRSVVRSAHFEGIDVYGVYKGFEGLLDKSVAHLDLSAVGNIIQRGGTVIYSSRSTRFMQPEYRAQAASFLKDLGIMGLVVIGGNGSFNGAALLHKEHGIPVACLPGTIDNDIGGTEFSIGFDTALNTAVEAIDKIRDTATSHDRTFMVEVMGRSSGLIAITVAIATGAEAVIFPDLTVDLASVAYTVKRGVSRGKKSSIIIVAEGEKEGLSHLYQKELQENYGLETKLCILGHIQRGGNPSPRDRFIGSFMGNMAVKALVGGEQAVATVVRDGKFALAPLQECLKKRNDFDRNLLDLLNTLAL, encoded by the coding sequence ATGACGAAGAAATCGATAGCTGTGCTTTGCAGTGGTGGTGATGCCTCCGGCATGAATGCAGCCATTCGTTCGGTGGTGCGCAGCGCCCATTTTGAAGGCATCGACGTGTACGGCGTTTACAAGGGCTTCGAAGGCCTGCTCGATAAATCCGTCGCTCATCTTGATTTGTCCGCCGTCGGCAACATCATCCAGCGCGGGGGAACAGTCATTTACAGTTCCCGCTCCACCCGTTTCATGCAGCCTGAGTACAGAGCGCAGGCAGCATCCTTCCTGAAGGACCTTGGGATCATGGGCCTCGTCGTGATCGGCGGGAACGGCTCGTTCAATGGCGCGGCTCTTCTGCACAAGGAACACGGCATTCCCGTCGCGTGTTTGCCCGGTACGATTGATAATGATATCGGCGGCACGGAATTCTCCATCGGTTTCGACACCGCGCTCAACACCGCAGTCGAGGCGATTGATAAAATCCGTGACACCGCGACTTCGCATGATCGCACCTTCATGGTGGAAGTCATGGGCCGTTCCTCGGGCCTGATTGCGATTACAGTGGCGATCGCCACGGGTGCGGAAGCGGTGATCTTCCCGGATCTGACTGTGGACCTCGCCTCGGTGGCCTATACGGTCAAACGCGGTGTTTCGCGCGGCAAGAAATCTTCCATCATCATCGTTGCCGAAGGTGAAAAGGAAGGGCTCAGCCATCTTTATCAAAAAGAGCTGCAGGAAAACTACGGACTGGAAACCAAACTCTGTATTCTGGGTCATATCCAGCGCGGCGGCAACCCTTCGCCGCGTGATCGTTTCATCGGCTCCTTCATGGGGAATATGGCCGTGAAAGCTCTCGTCGGTGGCGAACAGGCCGTGGCGACTGTCGTGCGCGATGGAAAATTCGCTCTGGCGCCTTTGCAGGAATGTCTGAAGAAGCGCAATGACTTCGACCGCAATCTTTTGGATCTTCTGAATACACTCGCTCTTTGA
- a CDS encoding polyprenyl synthetase family protein, producing MTIASIAHAISPAVLHSIQRLDFSLSEWQRNPRIGNLLGKTVLSGGKRLRPLMTFMMADLLGVAHAAIEPFSRYIELVHASTLAHDDVIDNAEYRRGEPSINIVASNKQAVLAGDYLLAYVLQEIAQTGRNDLVSEMAAIIADLAEGEWLQIENSVKKDLSWTDIERVALKKTGSVLRWSCAAPALLAYPNGYLLPEARRLGESIGIAFQLTDDILDFKRRDGSEGADIKNRVINAVIFEALCLTHDREQLDMTRIDSIEPDPRTLDQAIERVRLRVDRLVEEANTLLEILSEATASRRGQKDPQSLAALKVLVNYLAQRI from the coding sequence GTGACTATTGCATCGATTGCCCACGCCATTTCACCTGCTGTCCTGCACAGTATTCAACGACTCGATTTCAGTTTGAGTGAATGGCAGCGCAACCCGCGCATAGGCAACCTGCTGGGCAAGACGGTTCTTTCCGGCGGTAAGAGGCTGCGGCCTCTGATGACCTTCATGATGGCGGATCTTCTGGGCGTCGCGCACGCGGCGATCGAGCCCTTCAGCCGTTACATCGAACTTGTGCATGCTTCCACCCTGGCCCACGATGATGTGATTGATAATGCCGAATACCGTCGCGGGGAACCTTCCATTAATATCGTAGCCAGCAACAAGCAGGCCGTGCTTGCCGGTGATTATCTTTTGGCCTACGTGCTGCAGGAAATCGCTCAAACGGGACGCAATGATCTGGTCAGTGAAATGGCGGCGATCATCGCGGATCTGGCGGAAGGGGAATGGCTGCAGATTGAAAATAGCGTGAAAAAAGATCTCAGCTGGACGGATATCGAACGCGTGGCGCTGAAGAAAACCGGCAGCGTCTTGCGCTGGAGCTGTGCGGCTCCGGCTCTGCTCGCCTATCCGAACGGTTATCTTTTGCCGGAAGCGAGGCGCCTCGGCGAATCCATCGGCATCGCCTTTCAGCTGACCGATGATATTTTGGATTTCAAACGCCGCGATGGTTCGGAAGGCGCTGACATCAAAAATCGCGTGATCAATGCCGTGATTTTTGAAGCGCTCTGCCTGACGCACGATCGCGAGCAACTCGATATGACTCGCATTGATTCCATCGAGCCGGATCCCAGGACTCTTGATCAGGCGATTGAGCGCGTCCGCCTGCGGGTCGATCGTCTGGTGGAAGAGGCCAACACTCTGCTCGAAATTCTGTCAGAGGCAACGGCAAGCCGTCGCGGGCAAAAAGATCCACAGTCTCTTGCTGCGCTTAAAGTTCTTGTGAATTATTTGGCCCAGCGCATATGA
- a CDS encoding acyltransferase, with the protein MTTPLHKSPAQGHIPALDGIRGLAILGVVCVHFFMSYTPQNILELAIQKISGFGTLGIDLFFMLSGFLITGILLETKSKSHYFRNFLLRRFLRIFPLYYLVLALVLLALILIPGSDQPPYSKIWEAQPWAWSYLFNFFIAREGSWSVPYMGHFWSLAVEEQFYLVWPFVVYRLSAPRLMQLSIGIIIATTTLLAWMEVSGFSKVTLHVLTPLRLNALCIGAWLATWLRQPRVLAAGLAPIRRRALQVFILAVLTKVLIIILVKMVPHLSEAMEALRTLSWLGLFAAMHLSAVSLPPSSLLIRGLCIQPLTFLGKYSYGIYIFHHFISWPADRYRMTEWWLERLGHQTLAILVNGALGITASILIAWVSYHCFEKHFLRWKNKLAPRP; encoded by the coding sequence ATGACCACACCACTCCACAAAAGCCCTGCACAAGGTCATATCCCAGCCCTGGATGGCATCCGTGGACTGGCGATACTCGGCGTTGTGTGCGTGCATTTTTTTATGAGCTACACGCCGCAGAATATCCTGGAACTGGCGATTCAAAAGATCAGTGGCTTCGGAACCTTGGGGATCGATCTTTTTTTCATGCTCTCGGGATTTCTGATCACCGGCATCCTTTTGGAGACCAAATCCAAAAGCCACTACTTCCGCAACTTTCTGCTGCGACGCTTTCTGCGGATTTTTCCGCTCTACTATCTGGTTCTGGCTCTGGTGCTCCTGGCCCTTATTCTGATTCCTGGCTCCGATCAGCCTCCTTACAGCAAAATTTGGGAAGCGCAGCCCTGGGCCTGGAGCTATCTCTTTAATTTTTTCATAGCCCGCGAAGGTTCCTGGTCGGTTCCCTACATGGGACATTTCTGGTCGCTGGCCGTCGAGGAACAGTTCTACCTGGTCTGGCCTTTTGTCGTCTATCGCCTGTCTGCCCCACGTTTGATGCAGCTCAGCATCGGCATCATTATCGCGACCACGACTTTGCTCGCCTGGATGGAAGTCTCGGGTTTCAGCAAGGTCACCCTTCATGTGCTGACGCCTTTGCGCCTCAACGCACTGTGCATCGGCGCCTGGCTTGCGACCTGGCTGCGGCAGCCCAGGGTCCTGGCCGCGGGCCTTGCCCCGATACGCCGGCGGGCTCTTCAGGTCTTCATCCTTGCTGTGCTGACGAAGGTCTTGATCATCATCCTGGTGAAAATGGTTCCGCATCTGAGCGAGGCCATGGAAGCTCTGCGCACTCTGTCCTGGCTCGGACTTTTTGCAGCCATGCATCTGAGTGCCGTTTCGCTGCCGCCGTCTTCCCTTCTGATCCGAGGCCTCTGCATTCAGCCACTGACGTTCCTCGGGAAGTATAGTTACGGCATCTACATCTTTCACCACTTCATCTCCTGGCCAGCCGATCGCTATCGGATGACCGAATGGTGGCTGGAGAGGCTCGGTCATCAGACTCTGGCAATTCTGGTGAATGGAGCCCTGGGTATCACCGCCTCCATTCTGATCGCCTGGGTCAGTTACCATTGCTTTGAAAAGCACTTCCTGCGCTGGAAGAATAAGCTCGCACCCCGGCCCTGA
- a CDS encoding PaaI family thioesterase, with amino-acid sequence MGLFPASVDLDALNRDWRPKAEANMGLQVIEIGENSITAEFTVGEAMLQPHGIMHGGFSCLVGEGLGSIAGNLCLKDPAFAVVGQNLQALHLRPAKPGDVLRAQVRPVHIGRRSHIWETEIKDRRSDKLIARVTLTVAVVERPR; translated from the coding sequence ATGGGCCTTTTCCCTGCTTCCGTGGATCTGGATGCATTGAACCGTGACTGGCGACCGAAGGCGGAAGCGAACATGGGCCTTCAGGTCATCGAAATCGGGGAAAACAGCATCACCGCGGAATTCACCGTCGGCGAGGCCATGCTGCAGCCGCATGGCATCATGCACGGTGGCTTTTCCTGTCTGGTTGGGGAGGGGCTGGGTTCCATCGCCGGCAACCTTTGTCTCAAGGATCCCGCTTTCGCCGTCGTGGGTCAGAACCTTCAGGCTCTGCATCTGCGTCCTGCCAAACCTGGGGATGTCCTGCGGGCCCAGGTGCGGCCCGTTCACATCGGTCGGCGTTCACATATTTGGGAGACGGAAATCAAGGACAGGCGCAGTGATAAGCTGATTGCGCGGGTGACCCTGACCGTCGCGGTGGTGGAGCGGCCGAGGTGA
- the menD gene encoding 2-succinyl-5-enolpyruvyl-6-hydroxy-3-cyclohexene-1-carboxylic-acid synthase encodes MESIPKTWLTQNWNTFASSLLVHGLSQLGVRGFFVSPGYRDAPFIAALQARPDLHVKSCMDERAAAYEALGFAKATRRPSVLVCTSGTAGANYLPAVIEAKTDQLPLLLITCDRPFEMVHAGAQQVIDQRQLFGSFVKQSLDFPAPSPTLDMAAWLSYVRMLVEISCEGRQGPVHVNLPFRLPLDPVETADRPTDAQVMDAQKLIRNLAVQPDITQSTRLAPKVARDWLDDLRSAERGLIILGRIQGREQQRAAAALASSLGWPCYADITSGVKGRLENDLMDPTHPLMTRALEDYQPDVCVYLGRRPVSGFFDNYLQKVQPRAYWVFTTEATVQDPGHLPQRRQVTVDLTTLAPLWSGAPFVPMPVHEALWQTSDRVRSALQKPLFPGFAFADVAQEIAAAIPTRDHGLFLGNSTAIRAFDNWCDLQGKRLPNIEANRGVNGIEGNIATTLGLAAGTEHAWTLVLGDVSALHDLNSILGLPQAKAPIILVLVNNSGGRIFEFLPIQAHGWVKDPLITTPHAFRFEGVAAMAGLSYEHCSDRLRFRDLYQKALQSGKSCIIECQQDALADQMYVKAFKSQE; translated from the coding sequence ATGGAATCGATTCCTAAAACCTGGCTGACGCAAAACTGGAATACCTTTGCGAGTTCGCTCCTGGTCCACGGATTATCCCAACTTGGTGTCCGTGGTTTTTTTGTTTCCCCGGGTTATCGCGATGCTCCTTTCATTGCGGCTCTTCAGGCGCGTCCTGACCTTCACGTGAAATCCTGCATGGATGAACGCGCTGCAGCCTATGAGGCCCTTGGTTTTGCCAAGGCCACGCGGCGTCCTTCCGTCCTTGTCTGCACATCGGGAACCGCAGGTGCCAACTATCTGCCGGCCGTGATCGAGGCCAAGACCGATCAGCTGCCCCTGCTTCTTATCACCTGCGATCGGCCCTTCGAAATGGTGCACGCCGGCGCGCAGCAGGTCATCGACCAGCGACAGCTCTTCGGTTCCTTCGTGAAGCAGAGCCTTGATTTCCCTGCGCCTTCACCCACGCTGGATATGGCTGCCTGGCTTTCCTATGTCCGCATGCTGGTGGAAATCAGCTGCGAAGGACGGCAGGGACCTGTGCATGTGAATCTGCCCTTCCGTCTGCCGCTCGATCCTGTGGAAACAGCCGATCGACCCACGGATGCGCAGGTGATGGACGCGCAGAAACTGATTCGAAATCTTGCTGTGCAGCCTGATATCACCCAGAGCACGCGCCTTGCGCCCAAGGTGGCCCGCGATTGGCTGGATGATCTGCGTTCAGCGGAACGCGGCCTGATCATTCTCGGTCGCATTCAGGGGCGTGAGCAGCAGCGTGCGGCTGCGGCTTTGGCATCATCCTTGGGCTGGCCTTGCTACGCGGATATTACGTCCGGCGTGAAGGGGCGTTTGGAAAATGACCTGATGGATCCGACGCATCCTTTGATGACGCGCGCCCTGGAAGACTATCAACCCGATGTCTGCGTTTACCTGGGACGTCGCCCGGTCAGCGGATTTTTTGATAACTATCTGCAGAAAGTTCAGCCGCGCGCCTACTGGGTCTTCACAACCGAAGCCACGGTGCAGGATCCCGGTCATCTGCCGCAGAGGCGTCAGGTGACGGTTGATCTTACGACGCTGGCTCCATTATGGTCGGGTGCTCCCTTCGTTCCGATGCCGGTGCATGAAGCCCTATGGCAGACCTCGGATCGCGTGCGGTCGGCCCTGCAAAAGCCTTTATTTCCAGGCTTTGCCTTTGCGGATGTTGCCCAGGAAATTGCCGCTGCGATTCCCACGCGCGATCATGGACTCTTCCTTGGCAATTCCACGGCCATCCGCGCCTTTGATAACTGGTGCGATCTGCAAGGCAAGCGCCTGCCGAACATCGAAGCCAACCGCGGAGTCAACGGTATCGAAGGCAATATTGCAACAACGCTCGGGCTGGCTGCGGGTACGGAACATGCCTGGACTCTTGTCCTCGGTGATGTTTCGGCTCTGCATGATTTGAATTCGATCCTGGGCCTGCCCCAGGCGAAGGCGCCGATCATCCTGGTCCTTGTGAATAACAGCGGCGGGCGCATTTTTGAGTTTCTGCCGATCCAGGCGCATGGCTGGGTGAAGGACCCCTTGATCACCACGCCGCATGCTTTCCGTTTCGAGGGTGTTGCGGCGATGGCGGGACTATCCTATGAACACTGCAGCGACCGCCTGCGTTTCCGTGATCTTTATCAGAAGGCCCTGCAGTCCGGTAAAAGCTGTATCATCGAATGTCAGCAGGATGCGCTGGCGGATCAAATGTATGTGAAGGCATTTAAAAGTCAGGAGTGA
- a CDS encoding isochorismate synthase gives MKLSSLRDFERAGWQWLEAGRFLQARLALPVHGNATGFLRLPPDWAFFWKSKEARSWFAAWGEAEKISFDELMAADIDPLLTICGGFPFAPSQDPDAEWQEFSTSHWFVPKFLWRQNADGAVLEVTFPLAAAQNDDNWKTQLIQQAFPFYQAMREDAQDAPLPSCHRRSDHPSRSRWQDMMHKAGAAMTAGDFGKVVLSRRAQLEFRAGIPAAALFRQLLTLDEETFIFACQSPEGRCFMGRSPERLLAWQKRNFQLDAIAGTRRRSLSASGDQAFSDDMQQSPKEQNEHRLVRQAITDLLEAEGIRFEPVEEQGIIRLKHVQHMRTRFHGEMPAGRRPAELLPLLHPTPAVGGFPRRPALEFMLAEEGYDRGWFAGGIGVFQGDAGDVAIGIRSALVDGNKLYIYAGAGIVPGSDPDAEWQEIEAKMQNFLGLVTAEDANT, from the coding sequence TTGAAGCTGTCGAGTTTGAGGGACTTTGAACGCGCTGGCTGGCAATGGCTGGAGGCCGGTCGTTTCCTGCAGGCACGCCTGGCCTTGCCCGTTCACGGCAACGCCACTGGCTTTTTGCGCCTGCCGCCCGACTGGGCTTTTTTCTGGAAGAGCAAGGAAGCGCGCTCGTGGTTTGCGGCCTGGGGTGAAGCGGAAAAAATTTCCTTCGATGAACTCATGGCTGCGGACATTGATCCGCTTCTGACCATCTGTGGTGGTTTTCCTTTTGCGCCGTCTCAGGATCCTGATGCGGAGTGGCAGGAATTTTCCACGAGTCATTGGTTCGTGCCGAAATTTCTTTGGCGTCAGAATGCGGACGGCGCCGTGCTGGAAGTTACCTTCCCTTTGGCTGCGGCGCAGAATGATGACAACTGGAAGACGCAGCTCATCCAGCAAGCCTTTCCCTTCTATCAAGCCATGCGGGAAGACGCTCAGGATGCCCCCTTGCCGTCCTGCCACCGGCGAAGCGATCATCCCTCGCGCTCGCGCTGGCAGGATATGATGCACAAAGCAGGCGCTGCGATGACAGCCGGGGACTTCGGCAAAGTCGTCCTGAGTCGCCGCGCGCAGCTCGAATTCAGAGCAGGAATTCCGGCCGCGGCTTTGTTCCGTCAGCTCCTGACTCTGGACGAGGAAACTTTTATTTTTGCCTGTCAGAGTCCCGAAGGCCGCTGTTTCATGGGACGTTCACCCGAGCGCCTGCTCGCCTGGCAGAAACGGAATTTTCAACTGGATGCCATCGCAGGCACGCGCCGCCGCAGTCTTTCAGCTTCGGGGGATCAGGCCTTTTCCGATGACATGCAGCAGTCACCCAAAGAACAGAACGAGCATCGGCTCGTGCGCCAGGCGATTACGGATCTTTTGGAGGCTGAAGGCATTCGCTTCGAGCCCGTGGAAGAGCAGGGCATCATCCGACTGAAGCATGTTCAGCATATGCGCACGCGTTTTCACGGCGAGATGCCGGCCGGACGCCGACCGGCTGAACTTCTGCCGCTTTTGCATCCGACGCCCGCGGTCGGTGGTTTTCCCCGCCGTCCGGCTCTTGAATTCATGCTGGCGGAAGAAGGCTACGATCGCGGCTGGTTCGCCGGCGGCATCGGCGTTTTTCAAGGGGACGCCGGGGATGTGGCGATCGGTATTCGTTCGGCCCTGGTGGATGGCAACAAACTTTATATCTATGCGGGAGCGGGGATAGTGCCCGGTTCCGATCCTGATGCGGAATGGCAGGAAATAGAGGCCAAGATGCAAAACTTCCTGGGCCTCGTCACGGCCGAGGACGCCAACACATGA
- the ubiE gene encoding bifunctional demethylmenaquinone methyltransferase/2-methoxy-6-polyprenyl-1,4-benzoquinol methylase UbiE, producing the protein MPLPHAKIESYRIFDAIAGRYDVINTVLSGGLHRIWRRAMRRSLPQRLNLTVLDLATGTGDVALELIKNPHVQKVRGLDLSKGMIAKGRDKIAAAGHGDKITLDVGDAQKIPYSDASVDAVTMSFGIRNVADVKLCLSEIYRVLKPGGRVLILEFGLPQSRVLRSAHLFYLRKILPGLGRMLSGHATAYSYLNQTIEEFPYGAAFAELLTGAGFTDAQYRPMSGGIVHLYRGDKP; encoded by the coding sequence ATGCCTCTCCCCCATGCGAAAATAGAATCCTACCGAATCTTCGATGCCATTGCTGGTCGATATGACGTTATCAATACCGTACTATCTGGCGGACTTCATCGCATCTGGCGCCGTGCCATGCGACGGTCTTTGCCCCAACGGCTGAATCTGACTGTCCTTGATTTAGCAACCGGCACAGGTGATGTGGCGTTGGAATTGATCAAGAACCCGCACGTACAAAAGGTTCGTGGCCTGGATCTTTCGAAAGGCATGATTGCCAAGGGGCGGGATAAAATTGCAGCAGCCGGTCACGGTGACAAAATTACGCTCGATGTCGGTGATGCGCAGAAAATACCTTATTCAGACGCATCTGTTGACGCGGTGACGATGTCCTTTGGAATACGCAATGTCGCCGACGTGAAACTCTGTTTAAGCGAAATCTATCGCGTGCTCAAACCGGGCGGTCGCGTTTTGATTTTGGAATTTGGTTTGCCGCAGAGCCGCGTGCTTCGTTCTGCGCATCTTTTCTATCTGCGGAAGATCCTGCCCGGACTCGGCCGTATGCTGTCCGGTCACGCCACGGCCTATTCCTACCTGAACCAAACGATCGAGGAATTTCCCTACGGCGCGGCCTTTGCAGAACTCCTGACGGGCGCTGGATTCACGGATGCTCAGTACCGTCCGATGAGCGGCGGCATCGTGCATCTCTATCGGGGTGACAAGCCTTGA